One genomic window of Streptomyces spiramyceticus includes the following:
- a CDS encoding GcvT family protein, with the protein MAIRGSRGAVPRVVIVGAGIVGCSLAEEITARGWTDVTVVEQGPMPAPGGSTSHAPGLVFRTNASKTLSEMASYTVEKFGSLRVDGRPCFDPVGGLELATTPARLADLHRRAGLAASWGIEGEVVSADACLKLWPLLDRDLVLGGFHTPGDGLAHALPAARAQLERATARGARCVDRTTVTGIKQRGGRVTGVVTERGTFPADHVVSAAGFWGPVIGRMAGIDVPLLPLAHQYARTTPLDTPRGGATGLPILRHQDRDLYFREHADRIGIGSYAHRPLPVDPFTVPRYDEAPVMPSSYPFTEDDFAPSWEDATTLLPPLAKTRIDEGFNGVFSFTPDGMPVLGEARQLRGFWLAEAVWVTHSAGVAKAVAEWMTEGRPSVDLHECELTRFETAQRSPAYVEERAARQFVEVYDIIHPLQPLEQPRPLRVSPFYARQIELGAHFLEGGGWERPHWYEANAPLAEPLILPARDDWSARHWSRVAAAEAKATREKVALYDMTPLRRLEVTGPGSLEFLQRATTNNLAKKPGSVTYTLLLDEAAGILSDLTVARLEEHRFQIGANSPADLDRLLRHAPDDIEVRDITAGTCCIGVWGPLARDLVQPLTRDDLSHQALGYFKATQTYIGPVPVTAMRLSYVGELGWELYTTADLGLALWDTLWAAGQRHGVIAAGRSAFNSLRLEKGYRAWGHDMTAEHTPYEAGLGFAVRMDKGDFTGREALEALGEPTRRLTALTLDDRAAVVLGKEPVSIDGAGLPAGYVTSAGYGYTLGRCIAYAWLPPLEPGTPVHIDYFGEKTAATVAQEPLFDPRMTHILK; encoded by the coding sequence ATGGCGATACGAGGAAGCCGGGGCGCCGTACCCCGAGTGGTGATTGTCGGCGCGGGCATCGTCGGCTGTTCCCTCGCCGAGGAAATCACCGCCCGCGGTTGGACCGACGTAACCGTCGTCGAACAGGGCCCGATGCCCGCCCCCGGCGGCTCCACCTCGCACGCGCCCGGCCTCGTCTTCCGTACCAACGCCTCGAAGACCCTGTCGGAGATGGCGAGTTACACCGTCGAGAAGTTCGGCTCGCTCCGCGTCGACGGGCGGCCCTGCTTCGACCCGGTCGGTGGCCTCGAACTCGCCACCACCCCCGCCCGCCTCGCCGACCTCCACCGCAGAGCCGGACTCGCCGCCTCCTGGGGCATCGAGGGCGAGGTCGTCAGCGCCGACGCGTGCCTGAAGCTGTGGCCGCTCCTCGACCGCGACCTGGTGCTCGGCGGCTTCCACACACCCGGCGACGGCCTCGCCCACGCGCTTCCCGCCGCCCGCGCCCAGCTGGAGCGGGCCACCGCCCGCGGCGCCCGCTGCGTCGACCGGACCACCGTCACCGGCATCAAGCAGCGGGGCGGCCGGGTCACCGGCGTCGTCACCGAGCGGGGCACCTTCCCCGCCGACCACGTGGTGTCGGCGGCCGGCTTCTGGGGCCCGGTGATCGGCCGGATGGCGGGCATCGACGTACCGCTGCTGCCGCTCGCCCACCAGTACGCCAGGACGACGCCGCTCGACACTCCACGCGGTGGCGCAACCGGTCTGCCCATCCTCCGCCACCAGGACCGCGACCTGTACTTCCGTGAGCATGCCGACCGCATCGGCATCGGCTCGTACGCCCACCGCCCCCTGCCCGTCGACCCCTTCACCGTCCCGCGCTACGACGAAGCCCCCGTCATGCCCTCCTCGTACCCCTTCACCGAGGACGACTTCGCCCCCAGCTGGGAAGACGCCACAACCCTGCTGCCCCCACTCGCGAAAACCCGTATCGACGAAGGCTTCAACGGGGTGTTCTCCTTCACCCCCGACGGTATGCCCGTCCTCGGCGAAGCCCGCCAACTGCGCGGCTTCTGGCTGGCCGAGGCCGTCTGGGTCACCCACTCCGCCGGAGTCGCCAAGGCCGTCGCCGAGTGGATGACCGAGGGCCGCCCGTCCGTCGACCTCCACGAGTGCGAGCTGACCCGCTTCGAGACCGCGCAGCGCTCACCGGCGTACGTCGAGGAGCGGGCGGCGCGGCAGTTCGTCGAGGTGTACGACATCATCCATCCGCTCCAGCCACTGGAGCAGCCCCGCCCCCTGCGCGTCAGCCCCTTCTACGCACGCCAGATCGAACTCGGTGCCCACTTCCTGGAAGGCGGCGGCTGGGAACGCCCCCACTGGTACGAGGCCAACGCCCCGCTCGCGGAGCCCCTCATCCTCCCCGCCCGCGACGACTGGTCCGCCCGCCACTGGTCGCGGGTCGCCGCCGCCGAGGCGAAGGCGACCCGCGAGAAGGTCGCGCTGTACGACATGACACCGCTGCGGCGCCTCGAAGTCACCGGGCCCGGATCCCTCGAATTCCTTCAACGGGCGACCACCAACAACCTTGCCAAGAAGCCGGGTTCGGTCACCTACACCCTGCTGCTCGACGAAGCCGCGGGCATCCTCTCCGACCTCACCGTCGCCCGCCTCGAAGAGCACCGCTTCCAGATCGGCGCCAACTCACCGGCCGACCTCGACCGGCTGCTCCGTCACGCCCCTGACGACATAGAGGTACGCGACATCACCGCCGGCACCTGCTGCATCGGCGTCTGGGGCCCGCTCGCCCGCGACCTCGTCCAGCCACTCACCCGCGACGACCTCTCCCACCAGGCCCTCGGCTACTTCAAGGCCACGCAGACGTACATCGGCCCTGTCCCGGTCACCGCCATGCGGCTGAGTTACGTCGGCGAGCTCGGCTGGGAGCTCTACACCACCGCCGACCTCGGACTCGCGCTCTGGGACACCCTCTGGGCGGCGGGACAGCGGCACGGCGTGATCGCGGCGGGCCGCTCGGCGTTCAACAGCCTGCGTCTGGAGAAGGGCTACCGGGCGTGGGGCCACGACATGACCGCCGAGCACACCCCGTACGAGGCGGGACTCGGCTTCGCCGTCCGCATGGACAAGGGCGACTTCACGGGACGGGAAGCCCTCGAAGCGCTCGGCGAGCCGACTCGCAGGCTCACCGCCCTCACGCTCGACGACCGGGCCGCAGTAGTACTCGGCAAGGAGCCCGTGTCCATCGACGGGGCCGGGCTCCCCGCCGGGTACGTCACCAGCGCCGGTTACGGCTACACCCTGGGCCGCTGCATCGCCTACGCCTGGCTGCCGCCACTGGAGCCCGGCACGCCCGTCCACATCGACTACTTCGGCGAGAAGACCGCCGCCACCGTTGCCCAAGAGCCGCTCTTCGACCCTCGGATGACCCACATCCTCAAGTGA
- the solA gene encoding N-methyl-L-tryptophan oxidase: MSPTYDVIVVGLGGMGSAAAHHLAARGARVLGLEKFGPVHNKGSSHGGSRITRQSYFEDPAYVPLLLRSYELYEQLERDTGRSIATLCGGVMVGRPDSRTVAGSLLSAQQWVLPHEMLDAREIRRRFPTLTPDDDEVALYEARAGLVRPENTVAAHVQLATQGGADLHFTEPMTRWEALEGGKGVRVHTAENAYTAGHLVICPGAWAPQLLTDIGVPFTIERQVMYWFQPTGGVRPFLPEHHPVYIWEAADGVQVYGFPAIDGPEKGTKVAFFRKGSVCTPETIERTVYDDEVAAMAGHMSRRIPALSGTFLKAATCMYSNTPDEHFVIARHPAHTDSVTVACGFSGHGFKFVPVVGEIVADLALTGTTDHPIGLFDPRRRATAPV; encoded by the coding sequence ATGTCACCCACGTACGACGTGATCGTCGTCGGCCTCGGCGGCATGGGCAGCGCCGCCGCGCACCATCTCGCCGCCAGGGGCGCCCGCGTGCTGGGCCTGGAGAAGTTCGGTCCGGTCCACAACAAGGGCTCCAGCCACGGTGGTTCACGCATCACCCGGCAGTCGTACTTCGAGGACCCGGCGTACGTACCGCTCCTCCTGCGCTCGTACGAGCTCTACGAGCAGCTGGAACGCGACACCGGCCGCAGCATCGCCACCCTCTGCGGCGGCGTGATGGTCGGCCGCCCCGACTCCCGCACCGTCGCCGGCTCGCTGCTGTCCGCCCAGCAGTGGGTCCTGCCCCACGAGATGCTCGACGCCCGCGAAATCCGCCGCCGCTTTCCGACCCTCACCCCGGACGACGACGAGGTGGCGCTCTACGAGGCGCGGGCCGGACTCGTCCGCCCCGAGAACACGGTCGCCGCGCACGTCCAGCTCGCCACCCAAGGCGGCGCCGACCTGCACTTCACGGAGCCCATGACGCGCTGGGAGGCCCTCGAAGGCGGCAAGGGAGTCCGCGTGCACACGGCGGAGAACGCGTACACGGCCGGGCATCTCGTGATCTGCCCCGGCGCATGGGCGCCGCAGCTGCTCACCGACATCGGGGTGCCGTTCACCATCGAGCGGCAGGTCATGTACTGGTTCCAGCCGACCGGTGGCGTACGGCCGTTCCTCCCCGAGCACCACCCCGTCTACATCTGGGAGGCGGCGGACGGAGTCCAGGTCTACGGCTTCCCGGCGATCGACGGACCGGAGAAGGGCACCAAAGTGGCCTTCTTCCGCAAGGGCTCCGTCTGCACCCCGGAGACCATAGAGCGGACCGTGTACGACGACGAGGTGGCCGCGATGGCGGGCCACATGTCCCGCCGTATCCCCGCCCTGTCCGGCACCTTCCTCAAGGCTGCCACCTGCATGTACTCCAATACGCCCGACGAGCACTTCGTGATCGCCCGCCACCCGGCGCACACCGACTCGGTCACCGTCGCCTGCGGATTCTCCGGGCACGGCTTCAAATTCGTCCCGGTCGTCGGCGAGATCGTCGCGGACCTGGCGCTCACCGGCACAACGGATCACCCCATCGGCCTGTTCGACCCCCGTCGGCGGGCCACCGCGCCCGTCTGA
- a CDS encoding aromatic ring-hydroxylating oxygenase subunit alpha, giving the protein MTTSPASTTPSLIATLPGHFYTDPGIFRQEQERIFESLWYCAVRSCDLDRPGAYRTVQAGRESVLVTRTRTGELRAFLNICRHRGARLCTEPAGQVRRSLQCPYHAWTYDLDGRLVAAPNLVQMPDIDRTEYGLVRVALREWLGYAWICLADEPPSFEETVIGAAVERLGSADAIGRYETEGLALGRRISYDVAANWKLIVENFMECYHCATIHPELTDVLPEFADGLAAQYYVGHGAEFSEDAQGFTVDGSAGFGRLPGVDDDRDRRYYAVTVKPQVFVNLVPDHVIVHRMFPLAVDRTVVECDWLYAPGVVASGADLDKSVELFHRVNTQDFEACERTQPAMASRAYRKGGVLVPAEHHIGAFHSWVTGRLGHPPADGGGSQTKLTSARSRSGSSTNSHSGTA; this is encoded by the coding sequence ATGACGACCAGCCCTGCCTCCACCACCCCCAGCCTGATCGCCACGCTCCCTGGGCACTTCTACACCGACCCCGGGATCTTCCGGCAGGAACAGGAGCGGATCTTCGAATCGCTCTGGTACTGCGCCGTGCGCTCCTGTGACCTCGACCGGCCCGGCGCCTACCGCACGGTGCAGGCGGGCCGGGAGAGCGTTCTGGTCACCCGCACCCGCACCGGTGAGCTCCGCGCCTTCCTCAACATCTGCCGCCACCGCGGCGCCAGGCTGTGCACGGAGCCCGCGGGCCAGGTCCGCCGCAGCCTCCAATGCCCGTACCACGCCTGGACGTACGACCTGGACGGCAGACTGGTCGCCGCACCCAACCTGGTGCAGATGCCCGACATCGACCGTACGGAATACGGCCTGGTGCGGGTGGCGCTGCGGGAGTGGCTCGGCTACGCCTGGATCTGTCTGGCCGACGAGCCGCCGTCCTTCGAGGAGACCGTGATCGGCGCGGCCGTGGAGCGGCTCGGCAGCGCCGACGCGATCGGACGGTACGAGACCGAGGGCCTCGCCCTGGGCCGCCGCATCAGCTACGACGTGGCGGCGAACTGGAAGCTGATCGTCGAGAACTTCATGGAGTGCTACCACTGCGCGACCATCCACCCCGAACTCACCGACGTACTCCCGGAGTTCGCGGACGGCCTGGCGGCGCAGTACTACGTCGGACACGGCGCCGAATTCAGCGAGGACGCCCAGGGCTTCACCGTCGACGGCAGCGCCGGCTTCGGCCGCCTGCCCGGCGTCGACGACGACCGGGACCGCCGCTACTACGCCGTCACCGTCAAACCGCAGGTCTTCGTGAACCTGGTGCCCGACCATGTGATCGTCCACCGCATGTTCCCCCTGGCCGTGGACCGTACGGTCGTCGAGTGCGACTGGCTGTACGCCCCCGGGGTCGTGGCATCGGGCGCGGACCTCGACAAGTCCGTGGAGCTCTTCCACCGCGTGAACACCCAGGACTTCGAGGCCTGCGAAAGGACCCAGCCGGCGATGGCGTCGCGCGCGTACCGCAAGGGCGGGGTCCTCGTCCCGGCGGAACACCACATCGGGGCCTTTCACAGCTGGGTGACCGGCAGACTCGGTCACCCACCGGCGGACGGGGGCGGCAGTCAGACGAAGTTGACCTCGGCGCGCAGCAGGAGCGGATCCTCCACGAACTCCCACAGCGGTACGGCGTAG
- a CDS encoding trypsin-like serine peptidase, with translation MRSRSRSPVATGPEQVFTDLREVAQRVRDGLSREVPESSENLPADQLPAGQISHFAALERARVLSAGATGLEKLAEGRADEISDDESFGMEAIVLLEGRPAILVQNRDFSQQPGDWAVLDGHRAAIRDSIARVGRVEVTGHTSLDWVGTAFLVSSDVVMTNRHVAVEFARGDGSGWTYQQGMSARIDMAEEYGGGPGGDGGPAYAITEVLGIHEEVDMALLRVSPADGGGSLPTPVAVAADAPTDLPGRPVYCIGYPAWDGRRNEPESMRRIFMDIYNVKRLQPGTATELVREQSVMKHDCSTLGGNSGSPVFDLTDHRVLGLHYGGRYGFGNYAVPLWEFVEDPLLLRAEVNFV, from the coding sequence ATGCGCAGCCGGAGCAGATCACCGGTGGCGACCGGTCCCGAGCAGGTCTTCACCGACCTCCGGGAAGTCGCCCAGCGGGTACGGGACGGCCTGTCGCGGGAAGTCCCCGAATCGTCGGAGAACCTCCCCGCGGACCAGCTGCCCGCCGGCCAGATATCCCACTTCGCCGCGCTGGAACGGGCCCGTGTTCTGTCGGCGGGTGCGACTGGCCTGGAGAAGCTCGCCGAGGGGCGCGCGGACGAGATCAGTGACGACGAGTCGTTCGGCATGGAGGCCATCGTCCTGCTCGAAGGCAGGCCCGCCATCCTCGTCCAGAACCGCGACTTCAGCCAGCAGCCGGGCGACTGGGCGGTCCTCGACGGCCACCGGGCCGCGATCCGTGACTCGATCGCGCGCGTCGGCCGGGTCGAGGTCACCGGGCACACCAGCCTGGACTGGGTCGGCACCGCCTTCCTCGTCAGCTCCGACGTCGTCATGACGAACCGTCACGTGGCGGTGGAGTTCGCCCGCGGCGACGGCAGCGGCTGGACGTACCAGCAGGGCATGAGCGCCCGGATCGACATGGCCGAGGAGTACGGCGGCGGGCCGGGCGGGGACGGAGGGCCCGCCTACGCGATCACCGAGGTGCTCGGCATCCACGAGGAAGTCGACATGGCCCTGCTGCGGGTCTCCCCGGCCGACGGCGGAGGCTCCCTGCCGACGCCGGTGGCCGTGGCCGCGGACGCGCCGACCGATCTGCCGGGACGTCCGGTGTACTGCATCGGCTATCCCGCGTGGGACGGCCGCCGCAATGAACCGGAGTCGATGCGCCGGATCTTCATGGACATCTACAACGTCAAACGCCTCCAGCCCGGCACGGCCACGGAACTCGTCCGCGAGCAGAGCGTCATGAAGCACGACTGCTCGACCCTGGGCGGCAACAGCGGCTCCCCGGTCTTCGACCTCACCGACCACCGCGTCCTCGGTCTGCACTACGGCGGCCGCTACGGCTTCGGCAACTACGCCGTACCGCTGTGGGAGTTCGTGGAGGATCCGCTCCTGCTGCGCGCCGAGGTCAACTTCGTCTGA
- a CDS encoding trypsin-like peptidase domain-containing protein — protein sequence MTAYLSPEEIQKVRDAALETGLADPMVRPLLFDGIMPRYRGTLPLLPAPVRQVHSDLNEMNRVERLVDGSVPLEIWLRNAVAQTTEAGPLAVFQHALDDVARNAGGEPDVMAGMPAPEIKEEIVHRDDTVPIGFLRGGDLAATAVARIKVPPYEAGAPLQPNGFPHSGTGWLVAPDLLVTNHHVVNARAGTGAGRPLAEPADLSLQAQHTLARFDYDTDDVETEEAAVSALVATDAELDYAILRLAAAPSRPVLKLSRNSLAVAGGDYVAVNIIQHPGGRPKRVALRNNLVYETDERDVRYFTDTRGGSSGSPVFTDDWKVVALHRGTRRVENVSFHGSSTAFVNVGTQMDTVMRHLAANSPAVHAEIEAAQRD from the coding sequence ATGACCGCGTATCTGTCGCCGGAGGAGATCCAGAAGGTGCGGGACGCCGCTCTGGAGACCGGGCTCGCCGACCCCATGGTCAGGCCGCTGCTGTTCGACGGCATCATGCCCAGGTACCGGGGCACGCTGCCGCTGCTGCCCGCACCCGTACGGCAGGTGCACTCGGATCTCAACGAGATGAACCGGGTGGAGCGTCTGGTGGACGGCTCCGTGCCGCTGGAGATCTGGCTGCGCAACGCCGTCGCCCAGACCACCGAGGCCGGGCCGCTCGCCGTCTTCCAGCACGCCCTGGACGACGTGGCGAGAAACGCGGGCGGCGAACCGGACGTCATGGCCGGGATGCCTGCCCCGGAGATCAAGGAAGAGATCGTCCACCGTGACGACACCGTCCCCATCGGCTTCCTCCGGGGCGGCGACCTCGCCGCAACGGCGGTCGCCCGCATCAAGGTTCCTCCGTACGAGGCGGGCGCTCCGCTCCAGCCGAACGGTTTCCCGCACTCCGGCACAGGCTGGCTCGTCGCCCCCGACCTGCTCGTCACCAACCACCACGTGGTCAACGCCCGAGCGGGCACCGGCGCCGGGCGCCCACTGGCCGAACCCGCGGACCTGAGCCTCCAGGCGCAGCACACCCTCGCCCGGTTCGACTACGACACCGACGACGTGGAGACGGAGGAGGCCGCCGTCAGCGCACTCGTCGCCACGGACGCCGAACTCGACTACGCGATCCTCCGGCTGGCCGCGGCGCCCTCCCGGCCCGTACTGAAGCTGTCGCGCAACTCCCTGGCGGTCGCCGGGGGCGACTACGTGGCCGTCAACATCATCCAGCACCCCGGCGGCCGGCCGAAGCGCGTCGCGCTGCGCAACAACCTCGTCTACGAGACGGACGAGCGCGACGTGCGCTACTTCACCGACACCCGCGGAGGATCCTCCGGTTCGCCCGTCTTCACGGACGACTGGAAGGTCGTGGCGCTCCACCGGGGGACGCGGCGCGTGGAGAACGTGTCCTTCCACGGCAGCAGCACGGCCTTCGTCAACGTCGGGACCCAGATGGACACCGTGATGCGGCACCTGGCGGCCAACAGCCCCGCCGTCCATGCCGAGATCGAGGCGGCACAACGCGACTGA
- a CDS encoding ATP-binding protein yields MSTDRSETRDLFAARLRQELRRPGVHQAHSVSETHRGYREAACLLARFDPVQLRLPGEIRTTGGAVLELLDDCSTVGRKDRCVWALKAEARDAALRGLAGPEAARLALESNIEQFPDEPGPEQVCLAYLSGWPLEITDRASADDLADLLQAVLWLSQVPGMSGLPDVGEIQRTLERARLFQPLERLVQGAFEGRTSELDELRGYVGSPRTGVARLAPVPPLVIHGPGGIGKSTLLAKFLLDTSPGRTPGFPFAYIDFERPTLSIHEPVTLIAEAARQLGIQYPLFRAELDALADECQQTARSQREGEERVTQLHRLATTRAVLGRSSSQEFQLMATERETDLVRRVADVLVRAVAVADREDPPFVLVIDSFEAAQYRGSPMLGRMWAICVALQNVYPRLRVVVSGRAPVDHPARAMTPLDIELHDLDPQAAVSLLMSCGVEDPEVAQALADRVGGHPLSLRLAARAAALAGGETGRMDDLIRSLPARRRDFFRRVDQMLVQGILYDRILSHIANEDVRRLARPGLVLRVITPEIIKDVLAEPCGLRVESPDHARVLFDELSRLDLVESAGPDAVRHRADVRAIMLRLPGSDRTDVMRAVERRAVEYYAARDGLEARAEEIYHRLRLNENPRSVQARWLPGVGRFLVGAQQEMTPRAAALLTANLGGGAPDRVMEGADQEDWERIAAREVEDLLAQGFTQAAYARLGERRPWTPCSSLHALLAETLSRLGRPEDARKAVSNAIGPAERAGCAERQLELLLLSARLAEEADDLVGADTDLRLAEDIAVGIGHDLEAMGALLARARMVAGAEIPDPQVDRELAMRLRVLPDAVLAGQPALVRAVASQIYAEDPGALDHALDVVGLPEEDETLDILGGAMSRASSERPGMLGDLMEMLDEAVGPQRQQAGGSPSGITDILRLARDRGTLDGLARQLLTVLDESGEIAAGVAAAMRAGAGGGP; encoded by the coding sequence GTGTCTACCGATCGCTCTGAAACGCGGGACCTCTTCGCCGCCCGACTGCGCCAGGAACTGCGGCGGCCCGGCGTACATCAGGCACATTCCGTCTCGGAGACGCACCGGGGCTATCGCGAAGCGGCTTGCCTGCTCGCCCGGTTCGACCCCGTGCAGCTGCGGCTGCCCGGCGAGATCCGCACCACCGGTGGCGCGGTCCTGGAACTGCTGGACGACTGCTCGACGGTGGGCAGGAAGGACCGGTGCGTATGGGCGCTCAAGGCGGAGGCCAGGGACGCGGCATTGCGCGGACTGGCCGGTCCGGAGGCCGCGCGGCTCGCCCTGGAGAGCAACATCGAGCAGTTCCCGGACGAGCCCGGACCGGAACAGGTCTGTCTGGCGTACCTGTCCGGCTGGCCGCTGGAGATCACGGACCGGGCGAGCGCGGACGATCTGGCCGACCTCCTCCAGGCCGTGCTGTGGCTCTCACAGGTGCCGGGCATGAGCGGGCTGCCGGACGTCGGGGAGATCCAGCGCACCCTGGAGCGGGCCAGACTCTTCCAGCCACTCGAACGCCTCGTACAGGGAGCGTTCGAGGGGCGTACCAGCGAGCTCGACGAGCTGCGCGGCTACGTCGGAAGCCCCCGCACCGGCGTCGCGCGCCTCGCGCCCGTCCCCCCACTGGTGATCCACGGGCCCGGCGGCATCGGCAAGAGCACCCTGCTCGCCAAATTCCTCCTCGACACCAGCCCCGGCCGCACCCCCGGATTCCCCTTCGCCTACATCGACTTCGAGCGGCCCACGCTCTCCATCCACGAGCCGGTCACCCTCATCGCCGAGGCCGCCCGCCAGCTCGGCATCCAGTACCCCTTGTTCCGCGCCGAGCTGGACGCGCTCGCGGACGAGTGCCAGCAGACGGCCCGCAGCCAGCGGGAGGGCGAGGAGCGGGTGACACAGCTGCACCGGCTCGCGACGACGCGGGCGGTTCTGGGGCGTTCGTCGTCGCAGGAGTTCCAGCTGATGGCCACCGAACGCGAGACGGACCTCGTCCGGCGGGTCGCCGATGTCCTGGTACGGGCCGTGGCGGTGGCGGACCGTGAGGATCCGCCGTTCGTGCTGGTCATCGACTCGTTCGAGGCGGCCCAGTACCGCGGATCGCCGATGCTGGGCAGGATGTGGGCGATCTGCGTCGCGCTCCAGAACGTCTACCCACGGCTGCGGGTCGTCGTCTCCGGACGCGCTCCCGTCGACCATCCCGCGCGGGCCATGACGCCGCTGGACATCGAGCTCCACGACCTGGATCCACAGGCGGCCGTCAGCCTCCTGATGTCGTGCGGCGTCGAGGATCCCGAGGTGGCACAGGCGCTGGCCGACCGGGTCGGCGGCCACCCGCTCAGCCTGAGACTGGCCGCACGGGCCGCGGCCCTCGCCGGAGGCGAAACCGGCCGCATGGATGACCTGATCCGCAGCCTGCCCGCCCGGCGCCGTGACTTCTTCCGCCGGGTCGACCAGATGCTCGTCCAGGGCATCCTGTACGACCGCATCCTCAGCCACATCGCCAATGAGGACGTACGCCGTCTCGCCCGTCCCGGCCTGGTGCTGCGGGTCATCACCCCCGAGATCATCAAGGACGTACTCGCCGAACCCTGCGGTCTGCGGGTGGAATCCCCGGACCACGCGCGCGTCCTCTTCGACGAGCTGTCCCGCCTCGACCTGGTGGAGTCGGCCGGCCCCGATGCCGTACGGCATCGCGCCGACGTCCGCGCGATCATGCTGCGCCTGCCGGGGAGCGACCGCACCGACGTGATGCGCGCCGTCGAACGACGCGCCGTCGAGTACTACGCCGCGCGGGACGGCCTGGAGGCACGCGCCGAGGAGATCTACCACCGGCTGCGGCTCAATGAGAACCCGCGCTCGGTGCAGGCGCGCTGGCTGCCCGGAGTCGGGCGGTTCCTGGTCGGGGCACAGCAGGAGATGACCCCCAGGGCCGCGGCGCTGCTCACCGCGAATCTCGGCGGCGGGGCCCCCGACCGGGTCATGGAGGGCGCCGACCAGGAGGACTGGGAGCGGATCGCCGCCCGTGAGGTCGAGGACCTGCTCGCGCAGGGCTTCACCCAGGCGGCGTACGCCCGGCTCGGGGAACGCCGGCCCTGGACACCGTGCAGCTCCCTGCACGCCCTGCTGGCCGAGACACTGAGCCGCCTCGGGCGGCCCGAGGATGCCCGGAAAGCGGTGTCCAACGCCATCGGGCCCGCCGAGCGGGCGGGATGTGCCGAGCGGCAACTGGAACTGCTGCTGCTCTCCGCCCGCCTCGCCGAGGAGGCCGACGACCTGGTCGGCGCCGACACCGACCTGCGCCTGGCGGAGGACATCGCGGTCGGCATCGGTCACGATCTCGAAGCGATGGGCGCACTGCTGGCCCGCGCCCGGATGGTCGCCGGGGCCGAGATCCCGGACCCCCAGGTCGACCGGGAACTCGCCATGCGGCTGCGGGTGTTGCCCGACGCGGTCCTCGCCGGCCAGCCCGCGCTCGTACGCGCCGTGGCGTCGCAGATCTACGCGGAGGACCCCGGGGCGCTCGACCACGCACTGGACGTCGTGGGGCTGCCGGAGGAGGACGAGACGCTGGACATCCTCGGCGGGGCGATGTCCCGTGCCTCGTCCGAGCGGCCGGGGATGCTCGGGGACCTCATGGAGATGCTGGACGAGGCCGTCGGCCCGCAACGGCAGCAGGCGGGCGGCTCGCCCTCCGGCATCACCGACATCCTCCGTCTCGCCCGCGACCGGGGCACCCTCGACGGACTTGCCCGGCAGCTGCTGACCGTGCTCGACGAGAGCGGCGAGATCGCGGCCGGGGTGGCCGCCGCGATGCGCGCGGGGGCGGGTGGTGGGCCATGA
- a CDS encoding caspase family protein: MATGISLHIGLNKVDPAQYGGWDGELVACEQDAHDMARLARTAGFSDTTLLTPDGTVDNVTKELRKAAKRLKSGDIMLFTYSGHGGQVPDAEGSDDERDEFDETLVLFDRQFLDDELHREFGRFAAGVRIAAFLDCCHSGTGIEVRDVLTPEAMQEQFQTRDPDEIENTSRLMPVAKQVEIYQRDQQFFQEIQRGLGDKKARRDGVNALLISACQDNQLASDGPVNGAFTGMLLEVWDNGAFRGGYRAFHRDILERMPATQSPNFYVAGRPDDRFLEQRPFTV; this comes from the coding sequence ATGGCCACCGGAATTTCTCTTCACATCGGACTCAACAAGGTCGACCCGGCGCAGTACGGCGGCTGGGACGGCGAGCTCGTCGCATGCGAGCAGGACGCCCACGACATGGCCCGGCTGGCCCGCACGGCCGGGTTCAGCGATACGACGCTGCTCACGCCCGACGGCACCGTCGACAACGTCACCAAGGAGCTCCGTAAAGCGGCCAAGCGGCTGAAGAGCGGCGACATCATGCTGTTCACTTACTCGGGCCACGGCGGACAGGTACCGGACGCCGAGGGCTCCGACGACGAACGGGACGAATTCGACGAGACCCTCGTCCTCTTCGACCGCCAGTTCCTCGACGACGAACTGCACCGGGAATTCGGACGCTTCGCCGCAGGAGTCCGCATCGCGGCCTTCCTCGACTGCTGCCACAGCGGCACTGGCATCGAAGTACGGGACGTCCTGACCCCCGAGGCCATGCAGGAGCAGTTCCAGACCCGCGACCCGGACGAGATCGAGAACACCTCACGGCTCATGCCTGTAGCCAAGCAGGTCGAGATCTACCAGCGTGACCAGCAGTTCTTCCAGGAGATCCAGCGCGGACTCGGCGACAAGAAGGCCCGCAGGGACGGAGTGAACGCACTGCTCATCTCCGCCTGCCAGGACAACCAGCTCGCCTCCGACGGCCCGGTCAACGGCGCCTTCACCGGCATGCTGCTGGAGGTCTGGGACAACGGGGCCTTCCGCGGCGGCTACCGCGCGTTCCACCGCGACATCCTGGAACGCATGCCGGCCACGCAGAGCCCGAACTTCTATGTGGCGGGCCGCCCGGACGACCGGTTCCTGGAGCAGCGGCCCTTCACGGTCTGA
- a CDS encoding IS3 family transposase, which yields MARTRCDARLARRIREIHKESDGTYGIPRITAELKDAGIDISSPVSC from the coding sequence ATGGCGCGGACACGCTGCGATGCCCGCCTCGCCCGGCGGATCCGGGAGATCCACAAGGAGTCCGACGGCACCTACGGCATCCCGCGTATCACGGCCGAGCTCAAGGACGCCGGGATCGACATCAGCTCTCCGGTCTCCTGCTGA